In the genome of Nocardioides marmoribigeumensis, one region contains:
- a CDS encoding sugar phosphate nucleotidyltransferase → MTTTSERENPMHAVVLAGGKGVRLRPYTTSLPKPLVPIGDHHVILDIILEQLAQHGFRSATLAINHLGRLIRAYVGDGSSWGLEIDYVEETHPLSTCGPLFGIPDLPEHFLVMNGDLLTDLDFGDLMRRHVASGAPLTVATVPTTARIDFGVLDVQEQQIRGFAEKPSMVYSVSTGIYGMSRSTIEPYPAGLAYGFDQLILDLIAEGRYPANYRLDGYWSDIGRPEDYDEANRTCDGLLERLLPARRAAAQEVPAQVAAEVPRQVRREVPDPVEQATA, encoded by the coding sequence ATGACCACCACGTCAGAGAGGGAGAACCCGATGCACGCCGTCGTCCTCGCTGGGGGCAAAGGTGTCCGCCTGCGTCCCTACACCACCTCGTTGCCCAAGCCGCTGGTCCCGATCGGGGACCACCACGTGATCCTCGACATCATCCTCGAGCAGCTGGCGCAGCACGGGTTCCGCTCGGCCACGCTGGCGATCAACCACCTGGGCCGGCTCATCCGGGCCTACGTCGGCGACGGGTCGTCCTGGGGACTGGAGATCGACTACGTCGAGGAGACGCACCCGCTGTCGACGTGCGGCCCGCTGTTCGGCATCCCGGACCTGCCCGAGCACTTCTTGGTGATGAACGGCGACCTGCTCACCGACCTGGACTTCGGCGACCTGATGCGACGCCACGTCGCGTCGGGTGCGCCGCTCACGGTCGCCACGGTGCCGACCACGGCCAGGATCGACTTCGGCGTCCTGGACGTGCAGGAGCAGCAGATCCGCGGCTTCGCGGAGAAGCCGTCGATGGTCTACTCGGTCAGCACCGGGATCTACGGGATGTCCCGTTCCACGATCGAGCCCTACCCGGCCGGCCTCGCCTACGGCTTCGACCAGCTCATCCTCGACCTCATCGCCGAGGGCCGTTACCCGGCCAACTACCGGCTGGACGGCTACTGGTCCGACATCGGCCGACCGGAGGACTACGACGAGGCCAACCGCACCTGCGACGGGCTGCTCGAGAGGCTGCTCCCGGCCCGACGGGCAGCGGCGCAGGAGGTCCCGGCCCAGGTCGCGGCGGAGGTGCCGCGCCAGGTCCGCCGCGAGGTCCCGGACCCCGTCGAGCAGGCGACGGCATGA
- a CDS encoding NAD-dependent epimerase/dehydratase family protein — MTTALVLGGSGFLGRHVVAALAADPRITRVLSPPRNSCDVMTAAPGKLQEVLAGFDPDVVVNCTGRLDGSAEHLAEANTAVTAKLLAVMERSRARLVRIGSAGEYGVVPVGVPVAEDAPAAPVGPYGASHLEATRLVEQAHRTGRVDALTLRVFNPIGTGLNGSTVLGSAATQMREVLRGARHHVRLGPLGAFRDFVDARDVASAVVAATFAPSTRPTYNVAGGRATSVRDAVSLLAQVAGYTGEVREAPSLPGRSAGVDWIQADIGRAREDLGWQPQHALRDSLTCIWRDVAPVDRRPGMDAPTVPRRPAAATSIPLGGRS, encoded by the coding sequence ATGACGACCGCACTCGTGCTCGGGGGGTCGGGCTTCCTCGGGCGGCACGTGGTCGCGGCGCTCGCAGCAGACCCCCGGATCACCCGGGTGCTGAGCCCCCCGCGGAACAGCTGCGACGTGATGACCGCCGCGCCGGGCAAGCTCCAGGAGGTGCTGGCGGGGTTCGACCCGGACGTGGTCGTCAACTGCACGGGCCGCCTCGACGGCAGCGCGGAGCACCTCGCCGAGGCCAACACCGCGGTCACCGCCAAGCTGCTCGCGGTGATGGAGCGGAGCCGTGCGCGCCTGGTGCGGATCGGCTCGGCCGGGGAGTACGGCGTGGTGCCGGTCGGGGTCCCGGTCGCCGAGGACGCCCCGGCCGCGCCGGTCGGGCCCTACGGTGCCTCCCACCTCGAGGCGACCCGCCTGGTGGAGCAGGCGCACCGCACCGGCCGGGTCGACGCCCTCACCCTGCGGGTGTTCAACCCCATCGGGACCGGCCTGAACGGCAGCACCGTCCTGGGCAGCGCGGCCACGCAGATGCGGGAGGTCCTGCGCGGAGCGCGGCACCACGTCCGCCTCGGCCCGCTCGGTGCCTTCCGTGACTTCGTCGACGCCCGCGACGTCGCCTCGGCCGTCGTCGCGGCGACGTTCGCGCCCTCGACCCGGCCGACGTACAACGTCGCCGGCGGGCGTGCCACGAGCGTGCGCGACGCGGTGAGCCTGCTGGCCCAGGTGGCCGGCTACACCGGGGAGGTCCGGGAGGCACCCTCGCTGCCCGGCCGCTCGGCCGGCGTGGACTGGATCCAGGCCGACATCGGTCGCGCCCGGGAGGACCTCGGCTGGCAGCCGCAGCACGCGCTGCGGGACTCGCTGACCTGCATCTGGCGCGACGTCGCGCCCGTCGACCGGCGTCCTGGGATGGACGCACCCACCGTGCCCCGCCGACCGGCGGCGGCCACCTCGATCCCACTTGGGGGAAGATCCTGA
- a CDS encoding nucleotide sugar dehydrogenase, giving the protein MSKNIGIVGMGYVGLTLTAALAEAGHTVHGVDVQQSVVDALSQGRPHIFEPGLEEVFRELVGSRILISTQLPRTGLDAVIISVSTPVDEATQEPNLANLAAAARDIARWCDPDTLVVVRSTVPIGASRSVVLPALLEAWPTARLAMAPERTIQGQALRELVELPQVVGGLDERSLQACIEVFSELSREIVPVSSLEAAEMVKLSNNCHTDLIYAFGNELALIAGAHGLDPLEVIRATNLHYPRPDLAKPGYVGGGCLTKDPYIMIDSSRDHEPFLVRRARELNEHMPRHVAQTVVDMLVERRGTAAGACLAVLGWAYKGVPATDDMRGTPIAAMMPVFAEAGVTVLGHDPVVTDEVIHAYGGEPVSLDKALGEADAVLVINDHPDYRAIQVDTVWSERHPLFVFDSWRVLDERAVTGAGAHYASLGYAGRGAEPQAVPA; this is encoded by the coding sequence ATGAGCAAGAACATCGGCATCGTCGGCATGGGCTACGTCGGCCTGACCCTGACCGCCGCCCTGGCCGAGGCCGGCCACACCGTCCACGGCGTCGACGTGCAGCAGTCCGTCGTGGACGCGCTGTCGCAGGGGCGGCCGCACATCTTCGAGCCCGGCCTGGAGGAGGTGTTCCGGGAGCTGGTCGGGTCGCGGATCCTGATCAGCACCCAGCTGCCCCGCACCGGCCTGGACGCGGTCATCATCTCGGTGTCCACACCGGTGGACGAGGCGACCCAGGAGCCCAACCTGGCCAACCTCGCCGCCGCAGCGCGCGACATCGCCCGCTGGTGCGACCCGGACACGCTGGTGGTCGTCCGGAGCACCGTGCCCATCGGCGCGTCGCGCTCCGTGGTGCTCCCGGCGCTGCTCGAGGCCTGGCCCACCGCCCGCCTCGCGATGGCGCCGGAGCGCACGATCCAGGGTCAGGCCCTGCGCGAGCTGGTGGAGCTGCCGCAGGTGGTCGGTGGGCTGGACGAGCGCAGCCTCCAGGCCTGCATCGAGGTGTTCAGCGAGCTCTCGCGGGAGATCGTGCCGGTCTCGAGCCTCGAGGCGGCCGAGATGGTGAAGCTGTCGAACAACTGCCACACGGACCTGATCTACGCCTTCGGCAACGAGCTGGCGCTCATCGCGGGCGCCCACGGCCTCGACCCGCTGGAGGTCATCCGGGCCACGAACCTGCACTACCCGCGACCGGACCTGGCCAAGCCGGGCTACGTCGGCGGGGGCTGCCTGACCAAGGACCCCTATATCATGATCGACAGCTCCCGGGACCACGAGCCGTTCCTGGTGCGGCGGGCCCGTGAGCTCAACGAGCACATGCCGCGACACGTCGCCCAGACCGTGGTCGACATGCTGGTCGAGCGCCGCGGGACGGCGGCGGGCGCGTGCCTGGCGGTCCTGGGCTGGGCCTACAAGGGGGTGCCGGCGACCGACGACATGCGCGGGACCCCGATCGCGGCGATGATGCCGGTGTTCGCCGAGGCGGGCGTCACGGTCCTGGGGCACGACCCGGTCGTGACCGACGAGGTGATCCACGCCTACGGCGGGGAGCCGGTGAGCCTGGACAAGGCGCTCGGCGAGGCCGACGCCGTGCTGGTGATCAACGACCACCCCGACTACCGAGCCATCCAGGTCGACACGGTGTGGAGCGAGCGGCACCCCCTGTTCGTCTTCGACTCGTGGCGGGTGCTGGACGAGCGGGCCGTCACCGGGGCGGGCGCCCACTACGCGAGCCTGGGGTACGCCGGTCGGGGAGCCGAGCCGCAGGCGGTGCCGGCATGA
- a CDS encoding NAD-dependent epimerase/dehydratase family protein, whose protein sequence is MRVLVLGGAGFIGVHLSRRLLAEGADLTIVDDFSRGQDDPELAAIRDHPAVTVVSADLTSPATWAALPHGWDQAYLLAAIVGVRNVERDPARVLRVNTLSVLHLLDWVRGEPRVFFSSTSEVYAGGVDAGIVPVPTGEDVPVMIEDVRSPRFAYAISKLLGEAAFLHAATPTGVRAVVGRFHNVYGPRMGCDHVVPEMALRAMGGEDPFLVPGADQYRSFCFVDDAVDAVVRLMADDRAVGQVVHIGDDTEETNIGDLAKLVCRVADVSPRILPRPAPPGSVHRRRPDLSRLRSLTGYEPATSLEEGVERTVAWYRTRYAPT, encoded by the coding sequence ATGAGGGTCCTGGTGCTCGGCGGCGCGGGCTTCATCGGTGTCCACCTCTCCCGCCGCCTGCTCGCCGAGGGGGCGGACCTGACCATCGTCGACGACTTCTCCCGCGGGCAGGACGACCCGGAGCTCGCCGCCATCCGCGACCACCCGGCCGTCACCGTCGTCTCGGCGGACCTGACCTCGCCCGCGACGTGGGCTGCGCTGCCGCACGGCTGGGACCAGGCCTACCTCCTGGCGGCGATCGTCGGGGTGCGCAACGTCGAGCGCGACCCCGCCCGCGTGCTGCGGGTCAACACGCTGAGCGTCCTGCACCTCCTGGACTGGGTGCGGGGTGAACCGCGGGTGTTCTTCTCCTCGACCAGCGAGGTCTACGCCGGCGGGGTGGACGCCGGGATCGTGCCCGTGCCGACCGGCGAGGACGTGCCGGTGATGATCGAGGACGTCCGGTCCCCCCGGTTCGCCTATGCGATCAGCAAGCTCCTGGGCGAGGCGGCCTTCCTGCACGCGGCCACTCCGACCGGTGTGCGGGCCGTGGTGGGCCGGTTCCACAACGTCTACGGACCCCGCATGGGGTGCGACCACGTCGTCCCGGAGATGGCGCTGCGGGCGATGGGCGGGGAGGACCCGTTCCTCGTGCCCGGGGCCGACCAGTACCGCTCCTTCTGCTTCGTCGACGACGCCGTGGACGCGGTCGTCCGGCTCATGGCCGACGACCGGGCGGTGGGGCAGGTCGTGCACATCGGCGACGACACCGAGGAGACCAACATCGGGGACCTGGCCAAGCTGGTGTGCCGGGTCGCGGACGTCAGCCCGCGGATCCTTCCGCGTCCGGCGCCACCGGGCTCGGTCCACCGCAGACGCCCCGACCTGTCGAGGCTGCGGTCCCTGACCGGCTACGAGCCGGCCACCTCCCTCGAGGAGGGCGTGGAGCGCACGGTCGCGTGGTACCGCACGAGGTACGCACCCACATGA
- a CDS encoding endo alpha-1,4 polygalactosaminidase, translating into MSFTHHLHRHAPRLVRRLRSGALAALALTSAAGLTAVGLSSPAGAATGVWSPTADRPLAFQWVLEDTLDLDDPVQMGLQDPTGKPLPAPDVYDIDLEYNSAATVSALHAMGKKVICYIDVGVYETYRDDAAKFQAITPRIWGNADSGWNDSYWLDIRRVDELAPIMKARMQRCKDKGFDAVEPDEMTGWSNRSGFPLTYADQIRYNIAVASWAHELGLSVGMKGDLEQAHDLAPYFDWNLTEECYQYRECTSVYNPADGKTYPGLQSFTKLNKAVWVAEYKPMLKRWSTICSDSRNRHFNTARFQLGLPNNGGRVPCATTSPTVW; encoded by the coding sequence ATGTCGTTCACCCACCACCTGCACCGCCACGCCCCACGGCTGGTGCGCCGACTCCGCTCGGGAGCGCTCGCCGCTCTCGCGCTCACCAGCGCCGCCGGCCTCACGGCCGTCGGCCTCTCCAGCCCGGCCGGCGCCGCCACCGGAGTCTGGTCACCGACCGCCGACAGGCCCCTGGCCTTCCAGTGGGTCCTGGAGGACACGCTCGACCTCGACGACCCCGTGCAGATGGGGTTGCAGGACCCCACCGGCAAGCCGCTGCCGGCACCCGACGTCTACGACATCGACCTGGAGTACAACTCCGCGGCGACGGTCAGCGCCCTGCACGCGATGGGCAAGAAGGTGATCTGCTACATCGACGTCGGCGTCTACGAGACCTACCGCGACGACGCCGCGAAGTTCCAGGCCATCACCCCCCGCATCTGGGGCAACGCCGACTCGGGCTGGAACGACTCCTACTGGCTCGACATCCGTCGCGTCGACGAGCTGGCGCCGATCATGAAGGCACGCATGCAGCGCTGCAAGGACAAGGGCTTCGACGCCGTGGAGCCCGACGAGATGACCGGGTGGAGCAACCGGTCCGGGTTCCCGCTCACCTACGCCGACCAGATCCGCTACAACATCGCCGTCGCGTCCTGGGCCCACGAGCTCGGGCTGAGCGTCGGCATGAAGGGCGACCTGGAGCAGGCCCACGACCTCGCGCCGTACTTCGACTGGAACCTCACCGAGGAGTGCTACCAGTACCGCGAGTGCACGAGCGTCTACAACCCCGCCGACGGCAAGACCTATCCCGGCCTCCAGAGCTTCACCAAGCTCAACAAGGCGGTCTGGGTCGCGGAGTACAAGCCGATGCTCAAGCGGTGGAGCACGATCTGCAGCGACTCCAGGAACCGGCACTTCAACACCGCGAGGTTCCAGCTGGGCCTGCCCAACAACGGTGGGCGCGTCCCGTGCGCGACCACCTCGCCCACCGTCTGGTGA
- a CDS encoding endo alpha-1,4 polygalactosaminidase: MATSRPRGLLLVALALLCAATLVRAAPTSAAATGWWRPTSAHPSRLHWVLADRLDLHDPVQMGLRTFGGARLPAPDVYDIDLEYNSAATVRALHARGKKVICYIDVGVYETYRQDAAKFRAIKPRIWGRADSGWNDSYWLDIRRVRALAPIMKARMQRCKDKGFDAVEPDEMTGWSNRSGFPLTYADQIRYNKAVARWAHELGLSVGMKGDLEQAHDLAPYFDWNLTEECYQYRECTRVWNEGPGADGRVHAGLQSFTRLHKAVWVAEYHRFSSSRWRSICADSRTHHVNTARYRLGLPTGGGRLPCRTTSPRRW; this comes from the coding sequence ATGGCCACCTCCCGCCCTCGCGGTCTGCTCCTGGTCGCGCTCGCCCTCCTCTGCGCCGCGACCCTGGTCCGCGCCGCCCCCACGAGCGCCGCCGCGACCGGGTGGTGGAGGCCGACGTCCGCGCACCCCTCCAGGCTGCACTGGGTCCTGGCCGACCGGCTCGACCTGCACGACCCGGTCCAGATGGGGCTGCGGACCTTCGGCGGGGCGCGCCTGCCCGCACCCGACGTCTACGACATCGACCTGGAGTACAACTCCGCGGCGACGGTGAGGGCGCTGCACGCCCGCGGCAAGAAGGTGATCTGCTACATCGACGTCGGCGTCTACGAGACCTACCGCCAGGACGCCGCGAAGTTCCGGGCGATCAAGCCCCGCATCTGGGGCAGGGCCGACTCGGGCTGGAACGACTCCTACTGGCTCGACATCCGACGGGTCCGCGCGCTGGCGCCGATCATGAAGGCACGCATGCAGCGCTGCAAGGACAAGGGTTTCGACGCCGTCGAGCCCGACGAGATGACCGGGTGGAGCAACCGGTCCGGGTTCCCGCTCACCTACGCCGACCAGATCCGCTACAACAAGGCGGTCGCGCGCTGGGCCCACGAGCTCGGGCTGAGCGTCGGCATGAAGGGCGACCTGGAGCAGGCCCACGACCTCGCGCCGTACTTCGACTGGAACCTCACCGAGGAGTGCTACCAGTACCGCGAGTGCACGCGGGTGTGGAACGAGGGGCCGGGGGCCGACGGTCGGGTGCACGCCGGGCTGCAGAGCTTCACCAGGCTGCACAAGGCGGTGTGGGTCGCGGAGTACCACCGCTTCTCCAGCAGTCGCTGGCGCAGCATCTGCGCGGACTCCCGGACCCACCACGTCAACACCGCGCGCTACCGCCTCGGCCTGCCCACCGGCGGTGGCCGGCTGCCGTGCCGGACCACCTCGCCGCGCCGGTGGTGA
- a CDS encoding sensor histidine kinase encodes MPSESSGDPSTGARRFTSVRESWAEFWASPVRMRVYYSLVIVSALVLPWAVPLGLEVTAPEWATVLTLVAISVLNVEISRHLSGGIATTHQPHKALSAWAFASGLLLATPWLLVVVPLSYAHARWRGIRVPLWKWIGSAAYLVLCGYAVAWVRHLLLGDRVNWMDGQGGRGLAVMLLAGVVFLALEGSLFWGSALFNHREDEVWLRATLLSPSFYLAEGGVLLVGGLLSAVWTGGSWFSLFFVPIYVMIQHAVLLVPLRERAAAAEMLAAKNRALGELNEDLEEANQFKVDLLGMLGHELGNPLTSIVGFAEFGALSAARRRETESQRSFDVIGRNAEQMRTVLADILSLVTSERGALTAVPEPCVLSLRLTHVLAGLRRADLPAVDCPPDLTAMVQPSHLDQIVGNLLSNAEKYGGGVVAVRASTVEDGWVEVAVVDHGSGVPEEFRQHLFNRYTRDTATAEQVIGTGLGLFISRELAHANGGELLHREAEPQGSEFVLRLPGTRPGPRAVGVPSVAPAR; translated from the coding sequence GTGCCGTCCGAGTCCTCCGGCGACCCCTCGACCGGGGCGAGGAGGTTCACCTCCGTCCGGGAGTCCTGGGCCGAGTTCTGGGCCAGCCCGGTGCGCATGCGCGTCTACTACTCCCTGGTCATCGTCTCCGCGCTCGTCCTGCCCTGGGCGGTCCCGCTCGGCCTGGAGGTCACCGCCCCGGAGTGGGCGACCGTCCTCACGCTCGTCGCGATCTCCGTGCTCAACGTCGAGATCAGCCGGCACCTCTCGGGCGGGATCGCGACCACGCACCAGCCCCACAAGGCGCTGTCGGCCTGGGCGTTCGCCAGCGGGCTCCTCCTCGCCACCCCGTGGCTGCTGGTCGTCGTGCCGCTCTCCTACGCCCACGCCCGGTGGCGGGGCATCCGGGTGCCGCTGTGGAAGTGGATCGGCTCGGCGGCGTACCTCGTGCTGTGCGGCTACGCCGTCGCCTGGGTGCGTCACCTGCTGCTCGGCGACCGGGTCAACTGGATGGACGGCCAGGGCGGTCGAGGCCTCGCCGTCATGCTCCTGGCCGGGGTGGTGTTCCTGGCCCTGGAGGGGTCGCTGTTCTGGGGCAGCGCGCTCTTCAACCACCGCGAGGACGAGGTGTGGCTGCGCGCCACCCTGCTCAGCCCGAGCTTCTACCTCGCCGAGGGCGGCGTCCTGCTCGTCGGCGGCCTGCTCAGCGCGGTCTGGACGGGTGGGTCGTGGTTCAGCCTCTTCTTCGTCCCGATCTACGTGATGATCCAGCACGCCGTCCTGCTCGTGCCCCTGCGCGAGCGCGCCGCCGCCGCCGAGATGCTGGCGGCGAAGAACCGCGCGCTCGGCGAGCTCAACGAGGACCTCGAGGAGGCCAACCAGTTCAAGGTCGACCTGCTCGGCATGCTCGGACACGAGCTGGGCAACCCGCTCACCTCCATCGTCGGCTTCGCGGAGTTCGGTGCCCTCTCGGCCGCGCGACGCCGCGAGACCGAGTCGCAGCGTTCCTTCGACGTGATCGGGCGCAACGCCGAGCAGATGCGGACCGTCCTCGCCGACATCCTCAGCCTGGTCACCAGCGAGCGCGGCGCCCTGACCGCCGTGCCCGAGCCGTGCGTGCTGTCGCTGCGGCTGACCCACGTGCTCGCGGGCCTGCGCCGCGCCGACCTGCCGGCCGTCGACTGCCCACCGGACCTGACGGCCATGGTCCAGCCGTCACACCTGGACCAGATCGTCGGCAACCTGCTCAGCAACGCCGAGAAGTACGGCGGCGGGGTCGTCGCCGTGCGGGCCTCGACCGTCGAGGACGGCTGGGTGGAGGTGGCCGTCGTGGACCACGGGTCGGGGGTGCCCGAGGAGTTCCGTCAGCACCTGTTCAACCGCTACACCCGGGACACCGCCACCGCCGAGCAGGTGATCGGCACCGGTCTCGGGCTCTTCATCAGCCGCGAGCTCGCGCACGCCAACGGTGGGGAGCTGCTCCACCGGGAGGCCGAGCCGCAGGGGTCGGAGTTCGTGCTCCGGCTGCCCGGGACCCGACCGGGTCCTAGGGCAGTGGGCGTCCCATCGGTCGCGCCCGCGCGCTGA
- a CDS encoding sensor histidine kinase, which yields MSTPQGAEPLSSYRRRAVVATAALATLAALVLLLVAHLAFEDTSDAAVERVLRTRAEGVVAEARGLSTGSVPVVRGLPPDVVVYDAAATAVAGVPPRGLERLYARLSTSPRDRVVRATTERGAVKVMARRFVLGTGAVGVVVVTEPLDPYADEQQEALLVAAVAGVVIVVLTTLAAALVSRRVLAPVTSMARTAEEWSEHDLDRRFDLGPPRNEIEQLGHTLDGLLDKVARAILAEQRLTSELAHELRTPLTTVAAAAELVAQRDDLDEDLRADVEEIRASCRSMAATITSLLEVARALAHGTGRCDLAETVAEVVRGLGGQDRTTVRVPATGVAAPADLAARALAPVVDNALRLADHVSVTAEVEDGRVRVLVSDDGPGVGDQEVFTTRGLGLPLARRVARSLGGDVRLRPGGGPGATFEVVLPTAH from the coding sequence GTGAGCACCCCGCAGGGGGCGGAGCCGCTGTCGTCGTACCGCCGCCGTGCGGTCGTCGCGACCGCGGCCCTGGCCACCCTCGCCGCGCTGGTGCTCCTGCTCGTGGCCCACCTCGCCTTCGAGGACACCTCCGACGCGGCCGTCGAGCGGGTGCTCCGCACCCGCGCCGAGGGCGTGGTCGCCGAGGCGCGGGGACTGTCGACCGGCAGCGTCCCGGTGGTGCGCGGCCTGCCCCCCGACGTCGTGGTGTACGACGCCGCGGCGACCGCGGTCGCCGGGGTCCCGCCGCGCGGGCTGGAGCGGCTCTACGCCCGGCTCTCGACCTCCCCCCGCGACCGGGTGGTGAGAGCCACGACGGAGCGCGGCGCCGTCAAGGTGATGGCCCGCCGCTTCGTCCTGGGCACCGGTGCGGTCGGGGTCGTCGTGGTGACCGAGCCCCTGGACCCCTACGCCGACGAGCAGCAGGAGGCGCTCCTCGTCGCCGCGGTCGCCGGCGTCGTGATCGTCGTCCTCACGACCCTGGCGGCGGCGCTGGTCAGCCGCCGCGTGCTCGCACCGGTGACCTCGATGGCGCGCACGGCCGAGGAGTGGAGCGAGCACGACCTGGACCGCCGCTTCGACCTCGGGCCGCCCCGCAACGAGATCGAGCAGCTCGGCCACACCCTCGACGGGCTGCTGGACAAGGTCGCCCGCGCGATCCTCGCCGAGCAGCGGCTGACCTCCGAGCTGGCCCACGAGCTGCGCACGCCGCTGACGACCGTGGCCGCCGCCGCCGAGCTCGTGGCGCAGCGCGACGACCTCGACGAGGACCTGCGGGCCGACGTCGAGGAGATCCGGGCGTCCTGCCGCTCGATGGCCGCCACCATCACCAGCCTCCTCGAGGTCGCGCGCGCCCTGGCCCACGGCACCGGGCGCTGCGACCTGGCCGAGACCGTCGCCGAGGTCGTGCGCGGGCTCGGGGGGCAGGACCGCACCACGGTCCGCGTGCCGGCCACCGGGGTGGCCGCTCCGGCCGACCTCGCCGCCCGCGCCCTGGCACCGGTGGTCGACAACGCCCTGCGGCTGGCCGACCACGTCTCGGTCACCGCCGAGGTCGAGGACGGGCGCGTGCGGGTCCTGGTGAGCGACGACGGGCCGGGGGTCGGCGACCAGGAGGTCTTCACCACCCGCGGCCTCGGCCTCCCGCTCGCGCGGCGGGTCGCGCGCAGCCTCGGCGGCGACGTGCGCCTGCGACCGGGCGGCGGCCCCGGCGCCACCTTCGAGGTCGTCCTGCCGACCGCCCACTGA
- a CDS encoding response regulator transcription factor, with protein MTTALRIGVCEDHEPIRRLLVRGLRGAGHEVVVAHDGGEALRQFTDATLDAIVMDIGLPDADGRDVVRALKSAGQLTPVLFLTALGATHEKLEGFAVGADDYVVKPFELSEVLARLQVLGRRAPVADPGPVGLVLDPLTHAVRTESAEVLLTPTEFRMLAAITSRPGEVVRRHSVVAAAWPDGAIVSENTVDSFVRRLRTKLEEIRSPVRIETVRGVGFRLR; from the coding sequence GTGACCACCGCGCTCAGGATCGGCGTCTGCGAGGACCACGAGCCGATCCGCCGGCTGCTCGTCCGCGGCCTGCGCGGCGCGGGGCACGAGGTCGTGGTCGCCCACGACGGCGGGGAGGCCCTGCGCCAGTTCACCGACGCGACCCTCGACGCGATCGTGATGGACATCGGACTGCCCGACGCCGACGGCCGCGACGTGGTCCGCGCGCTCAAGTCGGCCGGGCAGCTCACCCCGGTGCTCTTCCTCACCGCGCTCGGCGCGACCCACGAGAAGCTCGAGGGCTTCGCGGTGGGCGCCGACGACTACGTGGTCAAGCCGTTCGAGCTGAGCGAGGTGCTCGCCCGCCTCCAGGTGCTCGGCCGCCGGGCACCGGTGGCCGACCCCGGACCCGTCGGTCTGGTGCTCGACCCCCTCACCCACGCCGTCCGCACCGAGTCGGCCGAGGTCCTGCTCACCCCCACCGAGTTCCGCATGCTGGCCGCGATCACCTCCCGCCCGGGGGAGGTCGTCCGGCGGCACTCCGTGGTCGCGGCGGCCTGGCCCGACGGCGCGATCGTCAGCGAGAACACCGTGGACAGCTTCGTGCGCCGGCTGCGCACCAAGCTCGAGGAGATCCGGTCCCCGGTCCGGATCGAGACGGTCCGCGGGGTCGGGTTCCGGTTGCGATGA
- a CDS encoding COG4705 family protein codes for MTATAPSRTARQMLSKVPEITLWFWVIKVLCTTVGESFADYVNETLGFGLVPTTVLFGVATVVVMAVQFRLRRYVPSVYWLAVVLISVLGTLLTDNLTDAHDVPLWISSTVFSILLAVVFGLWYAREGTLSIHSITTTPREAWYWLVVLVTFALGTALGDWTLDLTGWSPGVSILLPLGLSIAVLLAWRAGLDAVLSFWVAYVLTRPLGANIGDFLASDRSEGGLGLGTMWTSLIFLGTILAVVLYLTVTRADEEPPEGHHDDHRHDLLPHHPHGQADPS; via the coding sequence ATGACCGCTACCGCCCCTTCGCGCACCGCCCGGCAGATGCTCAGCAAGGTCCCCGAGATCACCTTGTGGTTCTGGGTGATCAAGGTGCTGTGCACCACGGTGGGCGAGAGCTTCGCCGACTACGTCAACGAGACCCTCGGCTTCGGCCTGGTCCCCACGACGGTGCTGTTCGGCGTCGCGACGGTCGTCGTCATGGCGGTCCAGTTCCGCCTCCGCAGGTACGTCCCGTCGGTCTACTGGCTGGCCGTCGTCCTCATCTCGGTCCTCGGCACGCTGCTCACCGACAACCTCACCGACGCCCACGACGTCCCGCTGTGGATCAGCTCCACGGTGTTCTCGATCCTGCTCGCCGTGGTCTTCGGCCTCTGGTACGCCCGCGAGGGCACGTTGTCGATCCACTCGATCACGACGACGCCGCGCGAGGCGTGGTACTGGCTGGTGGTCCTGGTGACCTTCGCCCTCGGCACCGCCCTGGGCGACTGGACCCTCGACCTGACCGGCTGGAGCCCGGGCGTCTCGATCCTCCTGCCGCTGGGCCTCAGCATCGCCGTGCTCCTCGCGTGGCGGGCCGGCCTGGACGCCGTCCTGTCGTTCTGGGTCGCCTACGTCCTCACCCGCCCGCTGGGCGCCAACATCGGTGACTTCCTCGCCTCCGACCGCAGCGAGGGCGGCCTGGGTCTCGGCACGATGTGGACCAGCCTGATCTTCCTCGGCACGATCCTGGCCGTCGTGCTCTACCTGACCGTCACCCGCGCCGACGAGGAGCCGCCCGAGGGCCACCACGACGACCACCGCCACGACCTGCTGCCCCACCACCCCCACGGTCAGGCCGACCCGTCCTGA